A part of Antechinus flavipes isolate AdamAnt ecotype Samford, QLD, Australia chromosome 6, AdamAnt_v2, whole genome shotgun sequence genomic DNA contains:
- the GAL gene encoding galanin peptides isoform X1 — MQRCSRSLLLASLILCVTLSETLGLVLSAKEKRGWTLNSAGYLLGPRIQYDPTGPARGRGSQLFPSLLDSIDAVDNHRSFNDKHGLAGKREVQDEDGMKPGNSELSMADENIVRTILEFLTYLHLRDAGALDKISVSSEETNES; from the exons ATGCAGAGGTGCAGTCGGAGCCTCCTCTTGGCCTCCCTCATCCTGTGCGTCACCCTGTCGGAGACCCTGGGCCTCGTGCTCTCC GCCAAGGAAAAGCGAGGCTGGACTTTGAACAGTGCTGGTTATCTCCTTGGGCCAC GAATTCAATACGACCCCACTGGCCCTGCTCGAGGAAGAGGCTCCCAACTCTTTCCCTCTTTGCTTGACTCAATAGATGCGGTAGACAACCACCGATCATTCAATGACAAGCACGGCCTCGCTGGCAAACGGGAGGTCCAGGATGAGGATGGCATGAAGCCAG GAAACTCGGAATTGTCCATGGCTGATGAAAACATTGTGCGTACAATActtgagtttctgacatacttGCATCTCAGAG ATGCTGGGGCCCTTGATAAAATCTCAGTCTCTTCAGAAGAAACAAATGAATCCTGA
- the GAL gene encoding galanin peptides isoform X2, whose translation MQRCSRSLLLASLILCVTLSETLGLVLSAKEKRGWTLNSAGYLLGPHAVDNHRSFNDKHGLAGKREVQDEDGMKPGNSELSMADENIVRTILEFLTYLHLRDAGALDKISVSSEETNES comes from the exons ATGCAGAGGTGCAGTCGGAGCCTCCTCTTGGCCTCCCTCATCCTGTGCGTCACCCTGTCGGAGACCCTGGGCCTCGTGCTCTCC GCCAAGGAAAAGCGAGGCTGGACTTTGAACAGTGCTGGTTATCTCCTTGGGCCAC ATGCGGTAGACAACCACCGATCATTCAATGACAAGCACGGCCTCGCTGGCAAACGGGAGGTCCAGGATGAGGATGGCATGAAGCCAG GAAACTCGGAATTGTCCATGGCTGATGAAAACATTGTGCGTACAATActtgagtttctgacatacttGCATCTCAGAG ATGCTGGGGCCCTTGATAAAATCTCAGTCTCTTCAGAAGAAACAAATGAATCCTGA